A single Vibrio sp. YMD68 DNA region contains:
- the slmA gene encoding nucleoid occlusion factor SlmA, with protein sequence MAGTRKSNRREEILQALAQMLESTDGASRITTAKLAKQVGVSEAALYRHFPSKARMFEGLIEFIEESLMSRINRILDEEKDTLNRIRLVIQLILAFSERNPGLTRILSGHALMFENERLRDRINQLYERIELSLRQILRERKLREGKSFPVDEAILAAQLLGQVEGSLNRFVRSDFKYQPTANFEEYWALLSAQIQ encoded by the coding sequence AGAAAATCCAATCGTCGTGAAGAAATACTGCAAGCATTAGCACAAATGCTTGAGTCTACAGACGGAGCATCTCGAATCACGACCGCTAAGCTTGCTAAGCAAGTCGGAGTGTCAGAAGCGGCGCTTTATCGTCACTTCCCAAGTAAAGCCCGAATGTTTGAAGGATTGATTGAGTTTATTGAAGAATCACTGATGTCGCGCATCAACCGAATCTTAGATGAAGAAAAAGACACCCTGAACCGGATTCGATTAGTGATCCAACTCATTTTGGCCTTTTCAGAACGAAACCCTGGTTTAACCCGTATCCTGTCGGGTCATGCCCTCATGTTTGAGAACGAACGTCTACGCGATAGAATCAATCAGCTGTACGAACGCATTGAGTTGTCTCTGCGTCAAATCCTGCGTGAACGCAAGCTACGCGAAGGGAAATCTTTCCCTGTTGATGAAGCGATACTGGCGGCACAACTCCTAGGGCAAGTTGAAGGTAGCCTCAACCGTTTCGTTCGTTCTGATTTTAAATACCAACCCACCGCGAATTTTGAAGAATATTGGGCATTATTAAGTGCACAAATTCAATAA